The Phycisphaeraceae bacterium genome has a window encoding:
- a CDS encoding DUF2179 domain-containing protein encodes MPDLTSILPLLTLVSSAIVPVEPPVAAAVAASAMAWYVPILIFLARICDVSIGTVRSMLVVAGYQIVPAIMGFFEVLIWVLAVGSAIRYLDNPWALMGYAGGYATGVILGVKCEERLALGYRILRIISIDKNIELATALRTAGYRVTRVEGEGRDGKVEVDFLVVKRRQVSEIRALVRQIAPRAFITVERVDHASGGGFTREASLGKRMVDRFFPLRK; translated from the coding sequence ATGCCCGATCTCACCTCAATCCTTCCCCTCCTGACCTTGGTCAGCAGCGCCATCGTTCCGGTGGAGCCGCCCGTCGCCGCGGCCGTGGCGGCGTCTGCCATGGCGTGGTACGTGCCGATCCTGATCTTCCTGGCCCGCATCTGCGACGTATCGATCGGGACGGTTCGCTCCATGCTGGTGGTGGCGGGGTACCAGATTGTTCCGGCCATCATGGGCTTCTTCGAGGTGCTGATCTGGGTGCTGGCGGTGGGGAGCGCCATCCGCTACCTGGACAACCCCTGGGCCCTGATGGGATACGCGGGGGGCTACGCCACCGGCGTCATCCTTGGCGTCAAGTGCGAAGAACGCCTGGCCCTGGGGTATCGCATCCTGCGGATCATCTCCATCGACAAGAACATCGAGCTGGCCACCGCGCTGCGGACGGCGGGGTATCGCGTCACCCGCGTCGAGGGCGAGGGACGCGACGGAAAGGTGGAAGTGGATTTCCTCGTGGTCAAGCGGCGGCAGGTAAGCGAGATCCGGGCGCTGGTGCGCCAGATCGCCCCACGGGCGTTCATCACCGTCGAGCGGGTGGACCATGCCTCGGGAGGCGGCTTCACGCGGGAAGCGTCGCTTGGGAAGCGAATGGTGGATCGGTTCTTCCCATTGCGGAAGTGA
- a CDS encoding 3'(2'),5'-bisphosphate nucleotidase: MTAASSLERRKQLAIEAVAAACAVTRTVQRELASIQGVSKDDKSPVTVADFAAQAVVNHVLSQSTQSGGPGLLMVGEESAAILRDPSNRALLDQVVQAVRLTWPNAAPSDVLHAIDLGGHDATASAYWTLDPVDGTKGFLRNGQYALALAWIEGGVVKVGVMGCPNLSLDFRRDFNDPDPHGVIFAAVKGGGATMMSASQPEGGAAAIRASGAKGASGNQGPIRVCESVESGHTRHDDTARIVERLGGAGTPARLDSQAKYGVVARGQADAYLRLPTKPGYVEKIWDHAAGSLVATEAGAVVTDIDGKPLDFSRGAGLSANRGVVCAGPGFHGRIIEAIAALGLHPQR; the protein is encoded by the coding sequence GTGACTGCCGCGTCGTCGCTGGAACGCCGCAAACAGCTGGCCATCGAAGCCGTGGCGGCGGCGTGTGCCGTTACCCGCACGGTGCAGCGTGAGTTGGCGTCCATCCAGGGTGTTTCCAAGGATGACAAGAGTCCGGTGACCGTGGCGGACTTCGCGGCCCAGGCGGTGGTGAACCACGTGCTGTCGCAATCCACGCAATCGGGCGGCCCGGGGCTGCTCATGGTCGGCGAGGAAAGCGCTGCGATTCTGCGCGACCCCTCGAACCGCGCCCTGCTCGACCAGGTGGTGCAGGCGGTCCGCCTGACGTGGCCGAACGCCGCCCCATCGGATGTTCTGCACGCGATTGATCTGGGGGGCCATGACGCCACCGCCTCGGCGTACTGGACGCTCGACCCGGTGGACGGCACCAAGGGATTCCTGCGCAACGGGCAGTACGCGCTCGCCCTGGCGTGGATCGAGGGGGGCGTGGTCAAGGTCGGCGTCATGGGTTGCCCCAATCTCTCGCTGGACTTCAGGCGGGACTTCAACGATCCTGATCCCCACGGAGTCATCTTCGCCGCGGTGAAAGGCGGCGGCGCGACCATGATGTCGGCCAGTCAACCAGAGGGCGGCGCGGCGGCAATTCGCGCTTCGGGCGCCAAAGGGGCTTCCGGGAATCAAGGCCCCATCCGCGTGTGCGAGTCGGTCGAGTCGGGCCACACCAGGCATGACGACACCGCCCGCATCGTGGAGCGGCTGGGAGGGGCGGGTACTCCGGCGCGGCTGGACAGTCAGGCCAAGTACGGCGTGGTGGCGCGGGGCCAGGCCGATGCCTACCTGCGGCTTCCCACCAAGCCCGGTTACGTGGAGAAGATCTGGGACCACGCTGCGGGATCGCTGGTGGCGACCGAGGCGGGCGCTGTCGTGACCGACATCGACGGCAAGCCGCTGGACTTCTCGCGCGGCGCAGGGCTGAGCGCCAACCGGGGCGTGGTCTGCGCGGGGCCCGGGTTCCATGGTCGGATCATCGAGGCGATTGCGGCCCTGGGGCTGCATCCGCAGCGGTGA
- a CDS encoding CCA tRNA nucleotidyltransferase, with the protein MSTPGEHGETRFSPREAAEAVALRLRQAGYQALFAGGCVRDELLGLTPKDYDVATNATPPEIQRLFPRAHGVGAAFGVVLVRIGGQSVEVTTFRADGAYSDSRRPDQVSYADAPQDARRRDFTINGLYEDPETGEIIDYVEGLADLEAGVIRAIGDPAARLREDHLRALRAVRFAARFRFRLDPRTAEAIRRAASDLRGVSRERIGQEVTWMMALPARAEAATLVQSLELDAAVLEEPHWEGPLPRLAGLRGTAGTDESVPLPTALAAWWLDRRSGGAAIASDAEGWRKALMLSNDDWHGMQDALRGVEAIGASWMALPVAARKRLASSPAYALGLPIVKATEPQRAASVEQDVAELARTGLAPPPLVTGDDLIAAGFQPGPAFRHVLWNVYDAQLEGRVIDRPGGLAMARQLLEQYDSQREGKRRARPEKRSHPG; encoded by the coding sequence ATGTCCACTCCAGGCGAGCATGGGGAGACCCGGTTCTCACCGCGTGAGGCGGCGGAAGCGGTCGCCCTGCGGCTGCGACAGGCGGGCTACCAGGCCCTCTTCGCGGGCGGGTGCGTGCGGGACGAACTGCTCGGACTCACCCCCAAGGACTACGACGTCGCCACCAACGCCACCCCGCCGGAGATTCAGCGGCTCTTTCCCCGCGCCCATGGCGTGGGAGCGGCCTTCGGCGTCGTGCTGGTGCGGATCGGGGGGCAGTCCGTCGAAGTCACCACCTTCCGGGCCGATGGCGCCTATTCCGACAGCCGACGACCGGACCAGGTGTCCTACGCCGACGCGCCGCAGGACGCCCGGCGACGTGATTTCACCATCAACGGGTTGTACGAAGACCCGGAGACAGGGGAGATCATCGACTACGTGGAAGGCCTGGCCGACCTGGAGGCCGGTGTCATCCGGGCGATAGGCGATCCAGCGGCCCGCCTGCGCGAGGATCATCTGCGGGCGCTGCGAGCGGTGCGATTCGCCGCCCGGTTCCGGTTCCGGCTCGACCCGAGGACGGCGGAAGCGATCCGGAGGGCGGCGAGCGACCTGAGGGGTGTGAGCCGCGAGCGGATCGGACAGGAAGTGACATGGATGATGGCGTTACCCGCACGGGCTGAGGCGGCGACGCTGGTCCAGTCACTGGAACTGGACGCGGCGGTGCTGGAGGAGCCCCACTGGGAGGGGCCGCTTCCACGGCTGGCGGGACTCCGAGGGACGGCGGGCACGGATGAGTCGGTGCCATTGCCGACCGCCTTGGCCGCCTGGTGGCTGGATCGCCGGTCGGGTGGCGCCGCAATCGCGTCCGATGCGGAGGGATGGCGCAAGGCCCTGATGCTCTCGAACGATGACTGGCACGGGATGCAGGACGCCCTGCGAGGCGTGGAGGCGATTGGGGCGTCGTGGATGGCGCTCCCCGTCGCGGCCCGCAAACGACTGGCGTCCAGCCCGGCCTACGCGTTGGGATTGCCCATTGTGAAGGCGACCGAGCCGCAGCGGGCGGCCTCGGTGGAGCAGGACGTGGCGGAACTGGCTCGGACCGGACTGGCGCCACCTCCCTTGGTGACCGGTGACGACCTGATTGCGGCGGGCTTCCAGCCCGGTCCCGCCTTCCGGCACGTCCTGTGGAATGTGTACGACGCCCAGTTGGAAGGACGGGTCATCGACCGGCCTGGCGGCCTGGCGATGGCGAGGCAGCTTCTTGAGCAGTACGACAGCCAGCGGGAAGGGAAGAGGCGTGCCCGTCCGGAGAAACGGTCTCATCCCGGCTGA
- a CDS encoding heavy-metal-associated domain-containing protein, producing MSRDTQTSILIGGMRDNRCRERLTEALERVRGVHHVEVSLYRGRAIVSHDASCTGEALRRVIEEAGYNASINGKSRNPR from the coding sequence ATGTCCCGTGATACTCAGACCAGCATTCTGATCGGCGGCATGCGCGACAACCGCTGCCGCGAACGGCTCACCGAGGCGCTGGAGCGGGTGCGGGGCGTCCACCACGTCGAAGTCAGTCTCTACCGGGGGCGGGCGATCGTCTCGCATGACGCCAGCTGCACCGGCGAGGCGCTGCGGCGCGTGATCGAGGAAGCGGGATACAACGCCAGTATCAACGGCAAGAGCCGGAATCCCAGGTAG
- a CDS encoding PAS domain-containing sensor histidine kinase yields MTERPAPSSRSRSRAKSRTESSSISLERAVLAATLDPVVVIDAWGVIQSASDSIERVFGWKPSDLTGRNVSMLMPQPHRGAHNGYLERYRRTGQTTILNRARQFEAVRRDGELFPIELCVSRADVPGRDSPLFVGIIRDLGERKRFEQELGLVQTLTRLIGEARTLSEAMHETLREIIQATGWDYGEVWLHAGAADGGTDTAVVRGACWPRTGRRFAAMRAGASRLTARTHSGLVGRSWSAAESVWFDDLPKLSPRVFLRHHEATAAGLKAAAAIPIRCEDQTEALLLFFLRRSRRDDHRLLSLVTAAVAPLGQLIRRRNAEDALARHHDQLEQLVEERTAQLEKSRAQLHMADRMASIGTLAAGLGHDMNNVLLPVRARLNALRHSDPALPAAARHHLEGIQRSIAYLQQLADGLHYLALDPEREDATESATDLADWWRDVGVLIGKAAPKQVRLTAALRGDLPEVGVPAHGLTQAVLNLVVNAGEAIASMPQRRIGRIRLEAEPVERDGRSWVRLSVIDNGPGMSEEVRRRAFEMFFTTKPRGLGTGLGLSLVRKVVDAAGGVVEIESEKGRGTKVSMLLPIAARASSANGDAGGGRTAFVELTDGRAASLVRHFIESSGMTVVEPHACGGADCWLIEPLPGALNRVRSWRSARPRGRVVLWGAPSPRERSGWKSLGAITITRPDDLDDVRAALAEAASDR; encoded by the coding sequence ATGACGGAACGACCAGCCCCATCCTCGCGTTCTCGATCGCGGGCGAAGTCTCGGACCGAATCATCGTCGATATCGCTGGAGCGGGCGGTGCTGGCCGCCACGCTCGATCCCGTGGTGGTGATCGACGCCTGGGGGGTGATTCAATCGGCCAGCGACTCGATCGAGCGGGTGTTCGGGTGGAAGCCGAGTGATCTGACCGGCCGCAACGTCAGCATGCTGATGCCTCAGCCGCACCGTGGGGCGCACAACGGGTACCTGGAGCGCTATCGACGCACGGGTCAGACCACCATCCTGAACCGGGCGCGTCAGTTCGAGGCGGTGCGCCGAGACGGGGAGCTGTTCCCCATCGAACTCTGCGTGTCACGGGCCGACGTGCCGGGGCGGGATTCGCCTCTCTTCGTCGGCATCATCCGCGACCTTGGAGAACGCAAGCGCTTCGAGCAGGAACTGGGACTGGTGCAGACCCTGACGCGGTTGATCGGTGAAGCCCGCACGTTGTCCGAGGCGATGCATGAAACGCTCCGGGAGATCATCCAGGCCACCGGATGGGACTACGGCGAGGTGTGGCTGCACGCGGGCGCCGCCGATGGCGGCACGGACACCGCCGTGGTGCGCGGCGCGTGCTGGCCTCGGACGGGCCGCCGCTTCGCCGCCATGCGGGCCGGCGCGTCGCGTCTGACGGCCCGCACGCACTCGGGGCTGGTGGGTCGATCATGGAGCGCCGCGGAGAGCGTGTGGTTCGATGATCTTCCGAAACTGAGCCCGCGGGTGTTCCTGCGTCATCATGAGGCCACGGCGGCGGGACTGAAGGCGGCGGCGGCGATTCCCATCCGGTGTGAGGATCAGACCGAGGCGCTGCTGCTGTTCTTCCTGCGCCGAAGCCGAAGGGATGACCACCGCCTGCTCTCGCTGGTGACGGCGGCGGTCGCCCCGCTGGGGCAGCTCATCCGCCGGCGCAACGCCGAGGACGCGCTGGCGCGACATCACGATCAGCTCGAGCAGCTGGTCGAGGAGCGAACCGCTCAGCTCGAGAAGAGCCGCGCCCAGCTGCACATGGCTGACCGCATGGCGTCCATCGGCACACTGGCCGCCGGCCTGGGCCACGACATGAACAACGTGCTGCTGCCGGTGCGGGCGCGGTTGAACGCGCTGCGTCATTCCGATCCGGCGCTTCCGGCGGCAGCTCGACACCACCTGGAGGGCATCCAGCGGAGCATCGCCTATCTGCAGCAGCTGGCCGATGGCCTGCACTACCTGGCGCTCGACCCGGAGCGGGAAGACGCCACCGAATCAGCCACCGATCTGGCCGACTGGTGGCGCGACGTGGGGGTGCTGATCGGCAAGGCCGCTCCGAAGCAGGTGCGGTTGACGGCGGCGCTGCGCGGCGACCTGCCCGAAGTCGGCGTGCCCGCCCACGGGCTCACGCAGGCGGTGCTCAACCTGGTGGTGAACGCGGGCGAGGCGATCGCCTCCATGCCGCAGAGGCGTATCGGACGCATCCGTCTCGAGGCGGAGCCGGTCGAGCGCGACGGTCGATCCTGGGTGCGTCTCTCGGTCATTGACAACGGCCCGGGCATGAGTGAGGAGGTCCGACGTCGCGCGTTCGAGATGTTCTTCACCACCAAGCCGCGTGGGTTGGGCACGGGACTGGGGCTTTCCCTTGTGCGCAAGGTGGTGGACGCCGCCGGAGGGGTGGTGGAAATCGAATCGGAGAAAGGGCGCGGCACGAAGGTCTCGATGCTCCTGCCGATCGCAGCGCGGGCGTCCAGCGCGAACGGAGATGCGGGCGGCGGAAGAACCGCGTTCGTGGAGTTGACCGACGGCCGGGCGGCCTCGCTGGTGCGTCACTTCATCGAGTCGTCCGGGATGACGGTCGTCGAACCTCATGCCTGCGGCGGGGCGGATTGCTGGTTGATCGAACCGCTTCCAGGTGCTCTGAATCGCGTCCGTTCGTGGCGATCCGCCCGTCCCCGGGGGCGCGTGGTGCTGTGGGGCGCACCGTCCCCGCGGGAGCGGAGTGGGTGGAAGTCGCTCGGCGCGATTACCATCACCAGGCCCGATGACCTCGACGACGTGCGTGCCGCGCTCGCCGAGGCGGCGTCGGATCGCTGA